A segment of the Amycolatopsis thermophila genome:
TAACAGTCCGGTGGACCGCTAACTTCGACAATAGCAGTCCGGTGGACCCATGACCAAGACCGGTGGACCGTTAGGATGCGACGCCATGAGCCCGCCAGCGGATTTCCAGCGCGCGCGCAGGCCGGAACAGCGGGAGCAGCGCCGGCGCGCCATCCTGGACGCCACCGAGGCGCTGCTGGCCGAGGTCCCCGTCGAGGACATCAGCCTGCGTGAGCTGAGCCGGCGGCTGGGCACCTCGAAGACCAACGTCGTGCGCTACTTCGAGACCCGGGAAGGCGTGCTGCTCGCCCTGCTCAACCGCACCCGGTCCGCCTGGCTGGACGAGCTGGACGAGCGGTTGCCGCCGGGACCGGTGCACGCCGATGAACTCGTCACGATCTGGGCGGACTCACTCGCCGAACGGCCGTTGCTGTGCCAGTTGTGGAGCCTGTTGCCGACGGTGCTGGAGCGGAACGTGTCGGCCGCGTCGGTCCGCTCCTACAAGCTCACCGACCTCGACCACCGCACGCGGCTGGCGCGGCTGGTCAGCGAGCGGGTGCCCGCGCTCGACGAGGCGACCGCCCTGCACCTGACGCGCATCGCCGTCGTCGCGCTGACCGGCCTCTGGCCGTTCTGCACTCCCACCCCCGCCATCGTCGAGGCGACCAGCGATCCGCGACTGCGGGAATCCTGCGTCGAATTCGCCACGGCGTACACCGACATCCTGCGCATCACGACCGCGGGCCTGCTCGCCCGCGGCGAGGGTTCGGCGGCGCCGGGCGCGTGAGTTCGGCCCCGGGGGCCGGCCCCGCCACCTCGGGGCGGATCGTCCCAGCGCACCCCATATCCTGGGGTGGTGAACTGGACCGTGGACGTGCCCGTCGACACCCTCCCCGAGCTGCCGCCCCTGCCGCCGGAGCTGCGCGCCAAGCTGGACGACGCCCTGTCCCGCCCGGCCGCCCAGCAGCCCGAGTGGCCGGACGCCGGCGCGGTGAACCGGGTCCGCCACCTGCTCGAAGCCGTCCCGCCGATCACCGTTCCCGCCGAGATCGACCGGCTCCAGGACCGGCTCGCGATGGTGGCCCGCGGCGAGGCGTTCCTGCTGCAGGGCGGGGACTGCG
Coding sequences within it:
- a CDS encoding TetR family transcriptional regulator, translated to MSPPADFQRARRPEQREQRRRAILDATEALLAEVPVEDISLRELSRRLGTSKTNVVRYFETREGVLLALLNRTRSAWLDELDERLPPGPVHADELVTIWADSLAERPLLCQLWSLLPTVLERNVSAASVRSYKLTDLDHRTRLARLVSERVPALDEATALHLTRIAVVALTGLWPFCTPTPAIVEATSDPRLRESCVEFATAYTDILRITTAGLLARGEGSAAPGA